In Parasteatoda tepidariorum isolate YZ-2023 chromosome 2, CAS_Ptep_4.0, whole genome shotgun sequence, one DNA window encodes the following:
- the LOC107441218 gene encoding sn-1-specific diacylglycerol lipase ABHD11: protein MTESIPIKLSYKVFKPAGGKGKNLSPIIFIHGLSGSKENWIDIAQLIADGSQRTAYAYDARNHGDSQFTESFNFDLNVEDLFQFMDTIDVPKAVLVGHSMGGITAIRAALKNPERVEMVFIEDMFTKKLPAEILKFVSDFLKLWLVSVSEIPNDLDPDDAVKHALEDLYSKIPPDAPDVTEKEKLFNSGIQLKRSSDGSYDVKFNKDVIIPILTKIDEIMTEPVGQFDGPAYFIYGALSPFFVGKEEAHIKKHFPNAELIEFEGATHNVHFEFPEKLIETVLQRLKIN from the exons gTCTATTCCAATTAAACTTTCGTATAAAGTATTCAAGCCGGCCGGTGGAAAAGGCAAAAACTTATCTCCTATCATATTCATTCATGGGTTAAGCGGCTCTAAGGAGAATTGGATTGATATTGCACAACTTATTGCAGATGGGTCTCAAAGAACG GCTTATGCATATGATGCAAGAAATCATGGGGATAGTCAATTTACAGAATCTTTTAATTTCGATCTTAATGTAGAGGATTTGTTCCAATTTATGGATACCATCGATGTTCCGAAAGCTGTCTTAGTTGGACACAGCATGGGTGGAATAACGGCAATCAGagcagctttaaaaaat cCTGAAAGAGTGGAAATGGTTTTCATAGAAGATATGTTCACAAAGAAATTACCGGCggaaattcttaaatttgttagtgattttttaaagttatggcTGGTAAGCGTTTCTGAAATACCCAACGACCTGGATCCAGACGATGCAGTCAAGCATGCACTAGAAGACTTATACAGTAAAATTCCGCCAGATGCT ccaGATGTTACAGagaaggaaaaattattcaattctgGAATCCAACTCAAGCGAAGCAGTGATGGTAGTTATGACGTGAAGTTTAACAAAGATGTTATAATACCAATTTTAACGAAGATAGATGAAATCATGACTGAACCCGTTGGTCAGTTTGATGGACCAGCATACTTCATATATGGAGCACTTTCGCCCTTTTTTGT aggTAAAGAGGAAGCTcatattaagaaacattttccgAATGCTGAATTAATTGAATTCGAAGGTGCTACACACAATGTGCACTTTGAATTTCCAGAAAAACTAATAGAAACTGTGCTTCAACGACTAAAGATaaactga